The genomic DNA gtcatttttatttgaaaaaataaatttccagATGATTTTTACAACTTTGTTCTAATTAGCTTTAGAGGAGTCCACTATTTGAATCCACTTGAGCATGTGATTTTGGCTATTAACTTGTTGGATAAATTGAACACCTTATGAATAGTTATGTATAAATTTTTAAGTCAAATTTAATTAATACCTTCTTATATATTTTCATGCATCTTTTAGTTATTCGTGTATGTTCATGTGCGTTCTCACAGTACGCAGATTTTCAAAGTTCTATTTCTATCAATTAGGTTTCCATATGTTTTgccataaaatattttttttaaattctaattattattattaaatttttttttctttgggccTTGACAATAATGAAGCATGTTTAGGCACAGTTTAGTAAGAGTCAAATatttttctacaaaaaaaaaaaaaaagtcaatatTTTCCACTTTTTGAgtggtaatttaaaaaaaaaaaaaaagtgggtaatttgataaattgaaacccttttTGTGTAATTTGATGATTTGTCCTTAGAAAACCTAATGCAAATGTGAGCCCAGTTAATCAAATAGATCAATGGAACAGTAAACTAAGAATTTAAAATTCTAATCTTCAACCCTTTTTGTCAGGAACCGTAGAACACGAGGCCCTTTCGACTTGCAGTACAGTTCCGGTCAAGGAAACCCCCTCGGATGGCATGAGGAGGGAGAGCAGTGAGAGGGTGGCATGGTGGGATTGGTGGATGGAGATCAGATGTAAGAGATCTGAAATTCAAGCAAAATGGGGAGGAAGAGGGCTCCATTCAAGGCTCCTTGCAGGGgatatcttttcttctctgatcCAGCCTTACCCTGGTAGTCCGGTCACTCACGCAGCccttgctttctttttcttgtcatTTTCTTTACCTGCTAACAGTAGACCTGTCGGTCACACAAACATTGCTCTCTCTTGCTAGCCAACGCTTTGAACCTTAGAAACACTTGCCTCTCTTATTTAAACATctgtttttcatttctttttctcacTTTCACTTGCTCTTCTCCCTTACTCTGAGACCCGTTTAAGCTGCTGCAACATTCTTCCAGTTACTCACTCTCCCTAGCTTCATTATTTTAGTCCAACAATGTCAAGGAACTCCTTCAGTTCGTTTTACGAAAATACCGCTTATCAACATTTTATTGTCCCATTTGATGTTGAATTGGATGATGAATTACTGATCAATACTGATAATCTCTTTATCAGTGATGAGATTGGTAGTGGTGGAGCATCCACCGTCTACCAGGGATGGTCTgtcttttgttatttatttttctctcttagcatttctttgtttctttgtttcttttcagTTTTTACTACAATTTGATGACATCTAATACGCTTTGGatattattgattttgattcttttatttCTAACACTATAGATAGTTCATTTTGTTTTCTAAGTAagtattttttccatattttcttttattttaatcaaatGTCATTTTCTAtgtatgatgatgatgaagtgGCTATAAAGTTCATACAGAATTATAGCAGAAACAATGAAGAAAAGGAGAATCTGGAAAACAATATAACAAATGAGATCAATATTATGTATCGaatgaaacataaaaatgtAACCGAggtatgattttattttctatttagaTTTTGAGTATTCTCTTGTGTTATTGTCAGACAAAAATATATGCTTTTCATTTGGTTGTTCTAGCTTCTCATataagaatttattttttttattctctcatgGTTGACGATTAAGTTCTTAAGATTGACCTGTTTTATTGGAACAGTTGATTGGTGCCTCTGTGCGTCCAGGAGCTATCACTATAGTGATGGAGCTTTTGAAAAATGGATCACTAACcgattattttgatcatttaaACGAAATTGATGAGCATCTACATCTAACAAAAAGTATAAAGTTTGCTTTGGATGTTAGTACAACCATGGAATATTTACATAAAGGGGGTATCATCCACTTGGACTTAAAGTCCGGTAATAAGCTCTCTTATTTTCTCCTATCATTTGTTGAGGTGGAAGAATTAAGCCGTTTGGTTCTTTAACTTGTTTGTTCATCTTGCAATGACATTTCTTCCATGGATGTCAAACtaatgctctttttttttttttttctagagaaTCTTCTTCTCTCGGATGATAAAACAACATTAAAGTTGGCAGATTTTGGGCTAGCGCAAGACTCTTCTAAAGTGAATGAAATAACTGCTGGGAAGGGCACATACAAATATATGGCTCCTGAGGTAACCATCTACTCCATCCAACCTATTTGAACATATTTTTTCATTGAAATTCAAGATTTGTTTCTCGGAATTTTGATCAGCTCTTTAATCGCGAGGGGAAGAAATACTGTAGTAACAAGTATGACATCTATAGTTTCTCGATCATTTTCTGGGAGTTACTGACAACCAAAAGGGTATATGATGATGAGGATATATCATGGGTGAAAAATTATGTTTTGAATGAGGTAAATCTTATTTAactatcttcttctttcatataTGCTTTCCTAAATCCTGATCAATTAACATGAGTTTGAATTTCGGGTTGTCCAGGAAGGAAGGCCTAGTCTAGAATGCATTCCAGTTCAAGTCATTCCCCTCTTGGAGAGATGCTGGGCAACCGAACCTGACAAACGTCCAGAGTTCACTGAAATTATTGAAGTTCTGTCTGATTTGGTTTAGATCCAGGAGAAGCCAGCACCAGCCAACAAAAATGTGGATGATGATTCTTTTGCTGCCAGCTACCAGGAACTCAAATTAACTACCTCTATGGTCATCGGAGAAGATACTACaacatttttttcatgtttttttttttcacttagtTTTGTTGTTTGAATCCCCCAAAAGGCACTATGTGGAATTACTAGACTCTAGGAAATGGATTACTGTTGTGGCCTTATGAGGCATAATGTTTTTATGGGTttcacttttgatttttttttttttttaattggtatGACGAGAAACTCAGTAATCTAGCTCTGTTTTTCCACTTGTATTTGATGGTTTTTGTTGGCAAATTCCTTTTCCTTCCcctccattaattttttttttttggcagtaactttatttgatttgatatcTTGGTGTTTATTGCAATGAATTAGGGAGATGCCACCACAGCTCCGGATGTTGGGAATCATTTTCCTTAGGTCTAAAGCtgtaaaagaggaaaaaggtaATTTACATCTTGTTCATGTTGTTTTAGAAGTGGTTTGTGACTTCTTGCTAGTTTACAAGTTAAATTTTTTGGTTGATGAATTGCAGGCATACAAGAGGTTGGAGGATTACAATATTCCAATTATtacattgaaaagaaaatttgcaaTAAAACTTTTGACACTGTTTCTGTACCTACTGCTTATTTTTGGAGTTGCAAACCCACAGAGCAGAACATAGTGATTCTccagttttctcttttttgaatGCTGATTTTGAATGTCTTTGATTGTTGTTGAGTGATCAAAAACATAGTGGTTTCTGTTCTATCAATGCATGGAAGGGGTTAAACACTTCTCTCCAagcccccctccccctctttctctcaaaTACTGGTTCAACATTTTTTCTCTCCAGAACCAATGATGCAGACCAAGGTGTTTGCTCATTCTGCTGCAAGGGAAGGAAAGCAGAACTCTATTGCAATTCTGTTACTGATAGTACATaccattttttct from Macadamia integrifolia cultivar HAES 741 unplaced genomic scaffold, SCU_Mint_v3 scaffold3303, whole genome shotgun sequence includes the following:
- the LOC122067989 gene encoding serine/threonine/tyrosine-protein kinase HT1-like isoform X2 — translated: MRRESSERVAWWDWWMEIRCKRSEIQAKWGGRGLHSRLLAGDIFSSLIQPYPVAIKFIQNYSRNNEEKENLENNITNEINIMYRMKHKNVTELIGASVRPGAITIVMELLKNGSLTDYFDHLNEIDEHLHLTKSIKFALDVSTTMEYLHKGGIIHLDLKSENLLLSDDKTTLKLADFGLAQDSSKVNEITAGKGTYKYMAPELFNREGKKYCSNKYDIYSFSIIFWELLTTKRVYDDEDISWVKNYVLNEEGRPSLECIPVQVIPLLERCWATEPDKRPEFTEIIEVLSDLV
- the LOC122067989 gene encoding serine/threonine-protein kinase STY8-like isoform X1 produces the protein MSRNSFSSFYENTAYQHFIVPFDVELDDELLINTDNLFISDEIGSGGASTVYQGWYDDDEVAIKFIQNYSRNNEEKENLENNITNEINIMYRMKHKNVTELIGASVRPGAITIVMELLKNGSLTDYFDHLNEIDEHLHLTKSIKFALDVSTTMEYLHKGGIIHLDLKSENLLLSDDKTTLKLADFGLAQDSSKVNEITAGKGTYKYMAPELFNREGKKYCSNKYDIYSFSIIFWELLTTKRVYDDEDISWVKNYVLNEEGRPSLECIPVQVIPLLERCWATEPDKRPEFTEIIEVLSDLV